Proteins encoded in a region of the Dendropsophus ebraccatus isolate aDenEbr1 chromosome 11, aDenEbr1.pat, whole genome shotgun sequence genome:
- the KLHL15 gene encoding kelch-like protein 15: MAGDVEGFSSSIHDSSVTAGFRALYEEGLLVDVTLVIEDHQFQAHKALLATQSDYFRIMFTADMRERDQDKIYLKGLTATGFSHVLQFMYYGNIDLSMATVHEILQAAMYVQLTEVVKFCCSFLMAKICLDNCAEIMRLLDDFSVDVEGVREKLDTFLLENFVPLMARPDFLSYLSFEKLKSYLDNDRLSRFPEIELYEAVQAWLRHDRRRWRHTDTIIQNIRFCLMTPSHVYEKVKTSEFYRYSRQLRHEVEQALNYFHNVSEQPLMDMKSNHIRSAKPHTAVFRGMIGHSMVNSKILLLHKPRVWWELEGPLVPLRPDCLAIINNFVFLLGGEELGPDGEFHASSKVFRYDPRQNSWVRMSDMSVPRSEFAVGVIGRYIYAVAGRTRDETFYSTERYDIIENKWEFVDPYPVNKYGHEGTVLNNKLFITGGITSSSTSKQVCVFDPSKEGTVEQRTRRTQVHTNCWENKCKMNYARCFHKMISYNGKLYVFGGVCVILRASFESQGCPSTEVYDPEADQWTILASMPIGRSGHGVAVLDKQIMVLGGLCYNGHYSDSILTFDPEENKWKEDEYPRMPCKLDGLQVCSLHFPEYVLEHVKRCT; this comes from the exons CTCTTCAATCCATGATAGCAGTGTCACTGCAGGGTTCAGGGCACTGTATGAGGAAGGCCTGTTGGTTGATGTCACCCTTGTGATTGAAGATCACCAGTTTCAAGCACACAAAGCACTGCTGGCCACTCAGAGTGACTACTTCCGCATCATGTTTACGGCTGACATGAGAGAACGTGATCAGGACAAGATCTATCTTAAGGGATTGACGGCCACAGGCTTCAGCCACGTGCTCCAGTTTATGTACTATGGTAACATTGACCTTAGCATGGCGACTGTCCATGAAATCCTGCAAGCAGCTATGTATGTGCAGTTGACTGAAGTTGTAAAATTTTGCTGTTCTTTCCTCATGGCTAAAATTTGTCTGGACAACTGTGCAGAGATTATGAGACTCCTGGATGACTTCAGTGTTGATGTTGAAGGTGTCAGAGAGAAACTTGACACATTTCTTTTGGAAAACTTTGTTCCTCTTATGGCCAGACCTGACTTTCTCTCCTACCTTAGCTTTGAAAAGCTCAAGAGCTACCTGGACAATGACCGTCTGAGTCGGTTTCCCGAGATTGAGCTGTATGAAGCTGTTCAGGCTTGGTTGCGACATGATAGGAGACGCTGGAGACACACAGATACCATCATTCAGAACATCAGGTTTTGTTTGATGACTCCATCCCATGTCTATGAGAAG gtAAAAACCTCTGAGTTTTACAGATATTCACGTCAGCTGAGGCATGAGGTTGAGCAGGCACTAAACTACTTTCACAACGTAAGTGAGCAACCGTTAATGGACATGAAATCCAACCACATCCGCTCGGCTAAACCACATACAGCAGTGTTCCGAGGAATGATCGGACATAGCATGGTAAATAGCAAAATCCTCCTGTTACACAAACCACGGGTCTGGTGGGAACTTGAAGGACCCCTGGTACCTCTACGGCCTGACTGCCTGGCAATCATTAACAATTTTGTCTTCTTACTTGGAGGAGAAGAACTGGGCCCAGATGGAGAATTTCATGCTTCATCAAAAGTATTCAGATACGACCCACGTCAAAACAGTTGGGTGCGAATGTCCGACATGTCTGTACCTCGGTCAGAGTTTGCAGTGGGGGTTATCGGGCGATATATTTATGCAGTGGCCGGAAGGACGAGAGATGAAACCTTTTATTCAACAGAGCGCTATGATATAATAGAAAACAAATGGGAATTTGTAGATCCATATCCAGTAAATAAGTATGGCCACGAGGGCACCGTTCTCAATAACAAGCTGTTTATCACTGGAGGAATTACATCATCTTCAACTTCCAAGCAAGTTTGTGTGTTTGACCCAAGCAAGGAAGGAACCGTAGAACAGAGAACTCGGAGAACACAAGTACACACAAACTGTTGGGAAAACAAGTGCAAAATGAACTACGCCAGATGTTTTCACAAGATGATATCTTACAATGGCAAACTTTATGTCTTCGGTGGTGTATGTGTTATTTTAAGGGCATCTTTTGAATCACAGGGCTGCCCCTCTACAGAGGTTTATGACCCCGAAGCGGATCAGTGGACTATTCTGGCATCTATGCCCATCGGCAGGAGTGGTCATGGGGTAGCTGTGCTGGATAAACAGATCATGGTGCTAGGTGGACTCTGTTATAATGGTCATTACAGTGATTCCATCCTTACTTTTGATCCAGAAGAGAACAAATGGAAAGAGGATGAATACCCCAGAATGCCTTGCAAGCTGGATGGCTTACAAGTATGCAGTCTCCATTTTCCAGAATATGTTTTAGAGCACGTAAAACGTTGCACTTAA